One region of Macadamia integrifolia cultivar HAES 741 chromosome 11, SCU_Mint_v3, whole genome shotgun sequence genomic DNA includes:
- the LOC122093449 gene encoding transcription factor bHLH93-like: protein MELNEQGFLEELLALRRETWESLPVTGTNELYTNGWSLDCFNENPGVMAGSNSSPYGGLAMSMEPVFDSSFNEAYYPYGEGFPQMFQDMDLSSYDNQEYDTMPFQASQEECPSALMEDEEQPLPELEELQTSCKVELPVQASDVPVFNNMGFCVERKNRAKKVEGQPSKNLMAERRRRKRLNDRLSMLRSVVPKISKMDRTSILGDTIDYMKELLERIKGLQGEIEDGSTQLNLMETLKEIKSNEVLVRNTPKFDVQRRNDDTRLEICCAGKPGLLLSTVTTLETLGLEIQQCVISCFNDFAMNASCSEEMEQRAIISSEDIKQALFRNAGYGGRCP from the exons ATGGAACTCAATGAGCAGGGTTTCTTAGAGGAGCTATTAGCTCTAAGAAGAGAGACTTGGGAGAGTCTCCCTGTTACAGGAACGAACGAGTTGTACACTAATGGGTGGAGCTTAGATTGTTTCAATGAGAACCCAGGTGTGATGGCAGGTTCTAATTCTTCTCCATACGGTGGACTAGCCATGTCCATGGAACCAGTCTTCGATTCTTCTTTTAATGAAGCTTACTACCCATATGGAGAAGGATTCCCGCAGATGTTTCAAGATATGGATTTATCATCTTATGATAATCAAGAGTATGATACAATGCCATTCCAGGCCAGCCAGGAAGAATGCCCTTCAGCGCTTATGGAGGATGAAGAGCAGCCACTTCCCGAATTGGAGGAGCTTCAGACCAGTTGCAAGGTGGAGCTGCCAGTCCAGGCTAGTGATGTTCCTGTCTTCAATAACATGGGCTTCTGTGTAGAGAGAAAGAATCGAGCCAAGAAGGTGGAGGGTCAGCCTTCCAAGAATCTAATGGccgagaggaggagaaggaaacGATTGAACGATCGTCTTTCCATGCTCAGATCAGTCGTTCCCAAAATAAGCAAG ATGGACAGAACATCAATACTTGGAGATACCATCGATTACATGAAAGAACTCCTGGAGAGGATTAAGGGTTTACAAGGGGAAATCGAGGATGGCTCAACTCAGTTGAACCTGATGGAGACCTTAAAGGAGATAAAATCAAACGAAGTCCTCGTTAGGAACACACCAAAG TTTGATGTTCAAAGGAGGAATGACGATACCAGACTCGAGATTTGCTGCGCCGGGAAGCCTGGGTTGTTGCTATCGACTGTGACCACCTTAGAAACACTTGGCCTCGAGATTCAACAATGTGTCATTAGCTGTTTCAATGATTTTGCCATGAATGCTTCGTGCTCTGAG GAAATGGAGCAGAGAGCAATAATAAGTTCTGAGGACATAAAGCAAGCATTGTTCAGAAATGCAGGTTATGGAGGAAGGTGCCCATAG
- the LOC122092792 gene encoding uncharacterized protein LOC122092792, which produces MHQRKSDGGNKVTAIRRSPRFHPREEASGKEPQVWKNQVCSPCIVVENKTHSCSPLSSLESNLPRTKIRRSPRFLPPENAATRNPKSGNNWVCSLSNTSPVKIHYKSILSPRPTRSCGPPENSAESLNGSRKSKCPLDVGESFPSLRRSSRLSNKENAPAFVDNKTGKAELLVCRKGNDSSDKEVSAKVTQKGNLGKNRSRNVEVQRVLRKSAGIAEEGVNASYVFGKYEEGISEQSSTVSPAVTPRGVKKRSDLGNEGIRVDRERKQSDEGCNPQGWTKEQETALRRAFITGKPSPHFWKKVSKLVPGKSAQECFDKVHSDLSTPPHPRPLSRANRKNLSPLGQFSVSGSELLEPTKMTVKRQKSSKQKRRLTQKTVRHLLRKHYLADQSSEVGLFSSQNGLTSPLVLKEVKNLSLHEKYIDQLHCREARRTAASSYAAKHIVTEYNGKENHMQTSDVIKIARNALVSGALDMINEFKHLQANGLVNNDDCDDDYDEDVGEGDELP; this is translated from the exons ATGCACCAAAGGAAGTCGGATGGTGGCAACAAAGTGACTGCTATCAGAAGATCACCCAGATTTCATCCTCGGGAAGAGGCCTCTGGTAAGGAACCTCAAGTATGGAAGAACCAAGTCTGTTCTCCTTGTATCGTCGTTGAAAACAAAACCCATTCTTGTTCTCCTCTCAGCTCCCTAGAAAGCAATCTTCCGAGGACAAAAATTAGAAGATCTCCGAGATTTCTTCCTCCCGAGAATGCGGCAACAAGAAACCCCAAATCGGGAAATAACTGGGTATGCTCTCTTTCTAACACCAGTCCTGTGAAAATCCATTATAAATCTATTCTTAGCCCTAGGCCGACTAGATCGTGCGGTCCGCcagaaaattctgcagaatCGCTCAATGGGTCAAGAAAATCCAAATGCCCTTTGGATGTGGGCGAGAGTTTCCCAAGTTTAAGACGATCGTCGAGGTTATCTAATAAAGAAAATGCCCCTGCATTTGTCGACAACAAGACCGGGAAGGCAGAACTATTGGTTTGCCGCAAGGGAAATGATTCTTCAGACAAAGAGGTTTCTGCAAAGGTAACTCAGAAAGGAAATTTGGGGAAAAATCGGTCCAGAAATGTTGAAGTCCAAAGGGTTCTAAGGAAGTCTGCGGGAATAGCTGAGGAGGGCGTTAATGCGTCCTATGTTTTTGGAAAATATGAGGAAGGGATTAGTGAACAGAGTTCTACAGTTTCTCCAGCAGTGACGCCAAGGGGAGTGAAGAAAAGGAGCGATCTTGGAAACGAGGGAATTCGAGTTGACCGGGAAAGAAAGCAAAGCGATGAAGGTTGCAATCCTCAAGGGTGGACGAAAGAACAAGAAACTGCATTGCGGAGAGCTTTCATAACTGGAAAGCCGTCGCCTCATTTCTGGAAGAAGGTTTCTAAGctg GTTCCAGGAAAGTCTGCGCAGGAATGCTTTGATAAAGTCCATTCTGACCTTAGTACTCCTCCTCACCCCCGGCCTCTTTCCCGGGCAAACAGAAAAAATTTATCTCCGTTGGGTCAATTCTCAGTCTCTGGAAGTGAACTCCTTGAACCAACTAAGATGACTGTTAAAAGGCAAAAGAGCAGTAAACAGAAAAGACGTCTTACACAGAAAACTGTGAGACATTTGCTACGGAAGCATTATCTTGCAGACCAAAGTTCTGAAGTCGGTCTTTTCTCGTCGCAGAATGGTCTCACAAGCCCTTTGGTTTTAAAGGAGGTTAAAAACTTATCGTTACATGAGAAGTACATTGACCAGCTACACTGCAGGGAAGCAAGAAGAACAGCTGCATCTTCCTACGCGGCAAAACATATTGTCACAGAATACAacggaaaagaaaatcatatgcAGACAAGTGATGTGATCAAAATAGCCAGGAATGCTCTTGTTTCTGGTGCACTAGATATGATCAACGAATTTAAACATCTGCAAGCTAATGGCTTAGTCAATAATGATGATTGcgatgatgattatgatgaagATGTAGGTGAAGGTGATGAGTTGCCTTGA